The sequence GAAATATAAACTGGCAGGTAGACAGCGCCACTTTGCTGAGACCCACCGCATTTTTGAGAAACTTAATGTATACGATCTGGCAGGAGTGTGACAGTACCTGGCCTGAAACTTTTTCCTTTAAGAGCAAAAAGGACACTAGCGTGTTTGACTATTTTTATAAGCATTTTGATAACACGAAACTGAAAGCTGCCAATGATATAATCAATAAAACTTTTGATGCCAGCTTTACGTTGACCAAACAAGGAAAGATTACCAATATAAAGGTGGAAGAGGTTGTTTATGATAATAAAAGAAATAGGCAAGTTCTGCCAACAAAGCCCGATCCTTATTTTTACGAATACATCAGCGAGTTGCCGGAGATCGAACCTTTTTGGGGAATGACTCGCCGCAGCGGGGCGGTACCTGTAGAGGTGGGATGTAACTTTCATATTGAAATAGGACTTTATCCGCCCGGTTACCAGGACATGGAGTCCTACCGGCAAGCCTTTTATCAAAAGTATACAGGATCTGTAGATAGTACTACCACGATCAACTCCATGAACGAGGCCGAACTGAACTGGTATGTTTTCAGTGCTTCGCGGCTGGGCTGGATCAATTGCGATTATTTTTGGGAGGCGCCGGGAGAGAAGATTAATTATGCAGTAAAAGTAGACCCTGCTGCAAAGCCCAATGTCAGGCTGATCTTCAGGCAGGCGAAAAGTATTATGGCTGGTACCCTGGAAGGAGACAGGTATGTGTTTAAGGAGGTGCCTGCCGGCCAGGATATAAAAATAGTGGCCATCAGTTTTAAAGACAGTAAACCTATGCTGGCGATATCGGAAACGAGAACCGGCAAGCAGCTTTTTGATCAACTGAAGTATAAAGATTTCACCATTGCAGAGCTGGAGAAGCAGTTGAATGTACCGTGATGCGGTAAGAAGCCAGTACTCAATGAGCATGAAAAAGCCTTGTAACCCATAACCGTTTACAAGGCTTTTTTGTGAAGATGCACTTGGTTAAATATTCATCCCTCCTGATACCTCAATGCGCTGGCCATTGATCCACCGTGCCTCTTCGGTGCAAAGGAAGGCCACCACACCGCCAATATCTTCCGGCAGACCGGCGCGGCCCAGTGCCGTGACATTGCGCACGAATTGGTTCACCTGCTCATTATCCCGCACATGACCACCGCCAAAATCCGTTTCTATAGCGCCGGGCGCCACCACATTGGCTTTAATGCCCCGCACACCCAACTCTTTGGCCAGGTAGCGTGTAAACACTTCGATGGCGCCTTTCTGCGAAGCATAAGCGGAATAACCCGGCATGCTGAAACGGGCCAGCCCCGAGGATATATTAATAATCCCGCCGCCGTCATGAAGCATAGGCAATGCTTTTTGCGTCAGGAAATAAACACCTTTAAAGTGTACATTCACTAATTCATCAAACGCTGCTTCGCTCACCTCTCCAACAGGAGCCTGGTAACCAATACCGGCATTGTTAACCAGGTAATCAAAATGATCTGCTGCAAATACTTCTTTGAGGGTGCGCTTTACGGCTACAAAAAATTGGTCGAAGTTTTTAATATCCCCGGTATCCAGGCGCAGGGCGGCTGCCCGGCCACCGGCTTGCTGTATCTGTGATACTACGCTGAGCGCTTCTTCCTGACTGTTTTTATAAGTGAGTAATACGCCGAGCCCTTTCTTTGCCAGTTGAAGGACCATGTCTTTTCCCAGTCCGCGGCTACCGCCGGTTACCAGGGCAATTTTACTTGTCTGTTCCATCTTTATCATTGAATTTTTATCAATGCAAAGTTTGGACGAAAGAGGATCACGCTGTTTGCGCGCATCAATCTGTTATTTGCAAAATTCAATCAATGCCCGGAACGGAAGGCGAGTGGAGAGACTTCGGTATGCTTGCGGAAGAAATTGGAAAAATGCGCTACCTGCTCAAAGCCCAGGCAATACGCGATCTCCGATACATTCCATTCCGTTTGCCGCAACAGGATCTTGGCTTCCTTTACAATCCTGCCATTGACCAGGTCGGTCGTGGTCTTGCCGGTACTTTCCCGCAGCACCTTATTGAGGTGGTTCACATGAACGGCCAGCCCTGCTGCATAATCTTTGGCCGTGCGCAGCCTCAGTTGCTGGTGGGTAGACTCGATGGGAAATTGCCGCTCCAGCAGTTCCACAAACAGCGAGGAGATACGTTCTGCAGCAGTATGCGTGGGATAATTGGCCGTTACGGGTTGCAGCTTCTGTCCGAAGTGGATCAGCTCCAGCACATAATTCCGTATCAGGTCATACTTATAGAGATAATCAGAGGCCAGCTCCTTTTCCATCTTCCGGAAAATAGCGGCAATCTCATCCCGCTGCTCTTCCGAGAGCTGGAAAATGGGATAACCACCGGCCTTGAAAATAGGCAGGTCATCAATCTGTACGCCGCTCTTTACTTCCCGGAGAAATTCATCGGTAAAAACACAGAAATAACCCGACTGGTCAAGATCATAGGGTACATAGTTATAAGGCACCCGCGGGGTGGCGAACAGGAGGGCATTCTTTTCTATCTCGATCACCTTATCGGCATACTCGGCCCTGTTCCTGCCGATGATCAGGCTTATTTTATAATAGGCGCGCCTGTTGTAAGGCATCTCCGGCTTCTTGCGGAGCCTTTGCATCAGCTCTTCCATATTAAACACATTGAAGTGGCCAATCTCCCTGTTAATGGTGGAAGGAATATTAGCGCGCACGTCTTTATAAAAATCTTCAATGGTCTTGATCTTCATAATATTTGTAAAAATCAAATATACGAAAAGGCCGGCACTGGGAGTGTACCGGCCTTTGGGAGAACTATATTTTGAATTGTTTATTGACTGATCGCCCTGTCTAAATGTACATAACCGCCATCTACATGGATAAGCTGACCAGTCGTATGGCTCGACCTTTCAGACAACAGGAAGGCCGTGGTATTGCCCAGTTCTTCGGAAGTGGTCATGCGGTGCTCCAGGGGTATCTTGGATACAATGGAAGCCAGTTTTTCTGCTGAATTGGGCAGACTGCTGATCCACCTTTCATACAGCGGCGTCCAGCATTCTGCTACAATGATCGCATTTACCCGGATGCCATAGGGGAGGAGCTCTACGGCCCACTCACGCGTTAAGGCATTGCGCCCGCCATTGGAAGCGGCATAGGCGGAGGTGCCGCCCTGACCGGTTTCTGCGGTCTTGGAACTGATATTCACAATAGCGCCTTTCGACTTCTTCAGCTCCGGCAAAGCATAATGCGCTACGAGGTAATAATGCACCAGGTTCTTGTGAAGGGAAGCGATGAAGGCTTCATAACTGCCGTTTTCCAGTCCTACGCCATCATTCACGCCGGCATTATTCACCAGTCCGTCTATACGGCCAAATTGTTTGATCACTGCTTTTACTGCCTGTTCACAGGCTTCGGGTTTGGTAAGCTCTGCTACCACCTGCGCTGCCTGGAAACCGGCTGCCTGAATATCGCTGACCGTTTTCAGGTTATCTTCCTCATTACGGCCCAGGATAACCGGGATCGCGCCTTCTGCTGCCAATACTTTGGAGATGCCTTCACCAATCCCTTTAGCGCCGCCTGTTACAATAATGACCTTATCTTTTAACTGGAGATCCATATGGCTGATTTTTTAAGGTTGATATGCTTTTGCTACCTGTTTGCTGGTACCCAGTCCGTCAATGCCCAGTTCCATTACATCACCTGGTTTAATATAAATGGGATTGGGCTTTTGTCCCAGGCCCACACCTGCCGGTGTACCGGTGGAAATAATATCGCCCGGCAGCAGGGTCATGAACTGACTGAGGTACGATACAATGAAATTCACATTAAAGATGAAGTTGCTGGTATTGCCATCCTGCATCATTTTACCATTCACCGACAGCCATAACCGCAGACTGTTGGGGTCTTTGATCTCGTCGGCAGTAGCAATCCAGGGACCTAATGGCGCAAAAGTGTCACAGCTTTTCCCTTTTACCCATTGACCGCCACGTTCCAGTTGGAATTCGCGTTCGCTGTAATCATTGTGCAGGGCATAACCGGCTATATATCCGGCTGCGTCTTTCTCTGTCACATAGCTGGCTTTCTTACCGATGATCACGGCCAGTTCTACTTCCCAGTCGGTTTTCTGGCTATTCTTAGGAATAATAAGATCATCATTGGGACCTACAAGGGCAGTCGTGGATTTGAAGAATACCACTGGCTCTTTGGGTGGCTCCATATTGCTTTCTTTGGCATGGTCGGC comes from Paraflavitalea devenefica and encodes:
- a CDS encoding SDR family NAD(P)-dependent oxidoreductase, whose translation is MEQTSKIALVTGGSRGLGKDMVLQLAKKGLGVLLTYKNSQEEALSVVSQIQQAGGRAAALRLDTGDIKNFDQFFVAVKRTLKEVFAADHFDYLVNNAGIGYQAPVGEVSEAAFDELVNVHFKGVYFLTQKALPMLHDGGGIINISSGLARFSMPGYSAYASQKGAIEVFTRYLAKELGVRGIKANVVAPGAIETDFGGGHVRDNEQVNQFVRNVTALGRAGLPEDIGGVVAFLCTEEARWINGQRIEVSGGMNI
- a CDS encoding helix-turn-helix domain-containing protein, coding for MKIKTIEDFYKDVRANIPSTINREIGHFNVFNMEELMQRLRKKPEMPYNRRAYYKISLIIGRNRAEYADKVIEIEKNALLFATPRVPYNYVPYDLDQSGYFCVFTDEFLREVKSGVQIDDLPIFKAGGYPIFQLSEEQRDEIAAIFRKMEKELASDYLYKYDLIRNYVLELIHFGQKLQPVTANYPTHTAAERISSLFVELLERQFPIESTHQQLRLRTAKDYAAGLAVHVNHLNKVLRESTGKTTTDLVNGRIVKEAKILLRQTEWNVSEIAYCLGFEQVAHFSNFFRKHTEVSPLAFRSGH
- a CDS encoding L-fucose dehydrogenase, with the protein product MDLQLKDKVIIVTGGAKGIGEGISKVLAAEGAIPVILGRNEEDNLKTVSDIQAAGFQAAQVVAELTKPEACEQAVKAVIKQFGRIDGLVNNAGVNDGVGLENGSYEAFIASLHKNLVHYYLVAHYALPELKKSKGAIVNISSKTAETGQGGTSAYAASNGGRNALTREWAVELLPYGIRVNAIIVAECWTPLYERWISSLPNSAEKLASIVSKIPLEHRMTTSEELGNTTAFLLSERSSHTTGQLIHVDGGYVHLDRAISQ
- a CDS encoding fumarylacetoacetate hydrolase family protein, producing MKLIRFGEPGNEKPGILLDGKRYDTSAITRDYDETFFTEDGIAKLKAALDQKPSLPEVPAAVRWAAPQVRPSKIICIGLNYADHAKESNMEPPKEPVVFFKSTTALVGPNDDLIIPKNSQKTDWEVELAVIIGKKASYVTEKDAAGYIAGYALHNDYSEREFQLERGGQWVKGKSCDTFAPLGPWIATADEIKDPNSLRLWLSVNGKMMQDGNTSNFIFNVNFIVSYLSQFMTLLPGDIISTGTPAGVGLGQKPNPIYIKPGDVMELGIDGLGTSKQVAKAYQP